The window CAGGTATTTCTCAGTCGGCTATTGAGGATGTGCAAGATTTTtggaattaaataaaaaataaaaaaatacatattactCTCATTATTAATTGCATACATTTATACAATCCAAATTTAGCTAGAGTTAATAATTCTTCatgtaaaattgaattatttaatttaggaaaaaaaaattgaaaaattacgaCAAGTgagtgtttatatttataaaaaatttaagtgttatatttacaattattattattattattaacatcataCGATTTTAAAATTGGAGTGTTGAAAcgtggaatattttttttttttttttttggagttttGAGCAAAATCTAACATTGTGTTATTGGTGATCGAGAAATCGTTTGATCGATATTTTACACATTCCAAGAAGACCGGAATAAGCACTCAATTTAGttgctttttatatttttaaattttgcaaatTAACATCTACAAGACACTATTATTTTTggtatgtatttataatttatttatttactattattattatgttgcatgatagtaaaaaataaataaaatggctGTTAATAAgtacataaatttatcatgttgCGTTGTATTTTCCTCGACATactcaacaattaataattattatatttagtgtaaaaaaaaaaaggaaaatacatgatatttttgtgcttataaatgcaatttttcaatgattttttaagtttatttatataatatttttatggtattggaatttatgataattttattggtaGACGGAAGAAAAATTCCTCTGTGAtttgatcatttttatttcatatataaataaatattatttaaatttaatattttttataaatgaattgatgaaaatattataatttatttttattttatacatgacactagttttttttttatttatttattttatttttttaccgaGAAATTAATCATCGATAATTACAGGTAGTCATTGagcaaacaaatatttttttttgcgattgaaatatacaatatattatctaatctttatttagaataaaaaaaaaactttcaaattAATGTTAAGGTACAATTTGGTTTTATGaactgaaatattttaaaaatgataaaaaaaaaaaattgtaattgcCACGTTCCACTCGAATTAACGGTACCTCGAAACGCGAcgcatatttttttacattgcaTACCGCGATTCTtgtatgatattaaaaaaataattatataaaaataaaattttaaaataaatgcacTGTTCTATCACGTGTATGATAAAtagagtacaaaaaaaattaatatcattttgaaaaatccATGCAcgtttttatctttattcaaATCTTggaagtgataaaaaaaaaaaataaactttcaacaacaatttgataacgagtggtttttttattattttttttttcaacttaaaaatgatgaaacaataaaaatattgttgtaaacagaggaaaattaatatctttatTTAATCTAGAAAAtgacaagtaaaaaaatattgcttatcatatttactgatagtcgaattaaaaaaaaaaaaatatctatcaatataatttttcatgtagAAATAAACctgaaaatttttactttcttTTAGAAATTCttgtcttttaaataatagttttagacaaaaaataaataattaaaatagaattaaatttcttgattaaaattaatattgtttaaaattttattaacaataatcaaaataaataaataatatttattttctgtttaaacaattattgttgagctataaaattgaattcgatgaaaattataaattgatatttattatcataattattgagGAAGTttcatatgatattttttatttttcaactaatcaattttaaatcaataatatctaTCCGTTCGACTATTAATCTAGTTTATaactgcaatttttttttgacatatatGTCAACAAGATAAATACCTCactgataaaacaaataattcgaaaaaaataattatgttatcaattattattaaataaatttaaaattgattattagaTTAAAATATAACACAGGAAGTGATAAATAAcaacacatttttttatactgaatttttataaaaataaaataacactaattataattattaatttattgaaaagcGTAACGATGCATGcactttatataaataaaaatgtttaatagaaatttaaaaaaaatattcgttatttccggaattttttattcgaaaaaatttcaaattttcacGTAATTTCTACTcatctttaaaaatcaataaaaaattatttaataaaaattaattaacaagaagaatattattttaaataaataaataaataattttttttttgcataattaatttttctttttttttttcccacatgaattttattattaaaagataataCAAAGGTCTTGAAAATcacatgatttaaaaaaagaaaattattatatttttttacgttaTTCACCCTTTTGttgttactattattatttattttatattttatatataacgtACCCTATCTCAACAATTCTTTGACTACGTCCGGTGAGTAGTTCaaggataattaattatttttactcaatttaacaattaaattcaaataaaaaaatattttatattttaaaaatatcttggTATAATCTGGCAATGATGTGTCACACCATTTACCTTGTAGaggtcaaataaaaaaatgaataaataaataactaaatatatataaaaaaataaaatttaaaaagtttttttttttttttatttaaaatcatgaaAGATAAGATGAGAATCACTTCGGTCGCATTCCACAAGAAAAGGTTGTACTCAATTCCTTCTACATTCTTAACTCTTCTCTTTCATCTTTTGCTTTAGCTGTATTttcatcttatttttattcattttaatattatcattattatttatatttttttattggtatgAAATCGAGAAATTGAGTATTGAGACACGCGATAtttctttgatttaaattcatttccaTTCACCGGCATTTTTACAAAATCACTTGAATGATTTTGCGGTTTTTATCGTCAATATAGTATTATGAATTgcaatttttaacaacaattataaatcCCTTTAAATTtgcatcaaaaaattaaatacatatttaattcaattaaaaatatttatactcaaTTTGTGGctcccctttttttttggttttattataAGTGCGATAATAAACActttcaactaaaaataatattaaaaattaacaagacaataaataaataaattttttaaataatttttaattaaaataacttgaataattcatctgtaaattattataattattattattttggtaTGCAATTGCTTACAATTATCGCTATTagagtcttttttttttttcttattttgcaTTTCATTTAACGAGATATAATATGTTCAAGgacgttttaaaaaaatattattttacaaaacatTTACACATACTacttaacattattattattattcatttttttttttttcaacatatagGCGTGTCATGAGTTTGCATTCataagtattattaattttttatattttttacctttCATGAATTACTCAAAACAGTTATACaaagtgaaaatattaattctcaTTGTGTCTTCAATATTATAGtacaatattttctataaaaaaaaagcataatgtattttaaaaaaattattataatgactttctattaaatatatttacagaaaaaataatatttttttttgtattttaattttttttttaaacaaataggtaaatgataaaatttagaaaaataaattataaaaaaaaaatttaataaataagagtgaaagtatttttttatatggatTTATCAGTTATTGGATAAAttggttattattatatagtatatacaggttttataaaatagttattggTAAATGATATTATTCAAGATATTTAAACTGCATACCTTGGTTACTACTACGATGTGTGTACAATGTAACCACCAACAAGTAACTCTATGAGTAcctagataaataaatatatgaaaaagataattcaaaaagagcaaaataatatttaaaaaaaaaaacattaaatgaaAGGCGCAATGGTGCGAACGGATAGGCGTGTAACGGTCGATGAACTGCGAGTGTGGTAACTTCTTCTCTAATTATTATACCTAGGGGGAAAATCAGTagattaatatatacatatatatatatacaaatgttATATGTATATGCTCAACTTTCTTTGCCCGGAAGATGTACTTTACTTGTTGCTGTTTATACAGACCTTGAATAAATACATACGAAGGCTATTACTACCTGCTTTACTtgccattttgttttttttttattttaaaattaacaattttttaaattattttttaaatatatttttaaaaaaaagcaataattatcattcatattaatttgtatattttaaacaattctgttttttatttttttattaattttcattgaataattatgtatttttttttaattttttttccacaaatgaaataaaatctttgattaaacttttgtaatttaattctttaaatcaacaataccATACTATATATACCTGTAgaaatttaatacaataatcatcatgatgatgacATGTCTTCGTCGTtgtcttcttcatcttcttcttcttcttcatatCAATTACCTTCTCACGATAAATTAATCcattatttaatcataaaaactagattaatttcttatcaatatgaattattaaaaataattaatataacaatattGAGTGTCTGCACTGTATACGATATATACAAGTATGTTAAAGTAGGTGCGCCACATACTGTGTTATGGGTCAGTGATTGTCGATGATTTCGCATTGGAAAGTCTCCAACGTAATCCATGGAATGCGTGGAACGTGTACACACACCAATCAACCAtcatacatatttaaattttatttatctttgtatattatattgttaaaatacaatatcaaTTGGTAATTGAACAAAtgtatatcaattaaaaaacaactcaCCTTAAATTCTTCATAAAACATAGGGAGGGTCTACTTGCCTTTGGcatttgtcatttatttttttcaatttttccatcTTACATAATTATTGTCCAAGTATATCTCTGTGTCATCGTTCAATAgataaatttcatcatttacAATACACACTATGGATACACTTAAAAACTTtcacttgaattattattgtatatttacaaTTGTTGAGGTATTGTTAAAGATATtgttaacatttttaatttactaaaaattaatttttttgtatgacaAATTAacattagaaattttttaaagttttctaTTGTTAATTAGTTATTATAACAAGAATGGAGGTGTTGATTTTGTAGGTCTTGATTACAAAGTTCTTCAACAATAAAtgtctaaataattttatctttaaaattaatttttacgtGAGAATAACTTGTGGGCAATCCAAAATAGGGTCCAACAACATGTATCCCACGGTTTTGTCATGCTTGAGCTATTACAGacagttgtttatttatttatttatttattataaatatttatatttgaaaaaaaacaatttcatcattatcaaattgaaaaaacaataaaaaaatcaatcaagttttgtaataataaaaaaaagaagaaattatttcgattatttataatgattgtttaatatttaaattatttttttttataaaaataattattcattttgatGGGAAAATAAATGTACTCATGAGTTATCCATATAAGTTAACTTCCACCTGCATGAATTATTATGATTCACCGGAACATTAGCAACATGATGCTCATCATTATACACACACACCTGTTGATAGTGTCATTATTATTCCACCCATGTAACAATAcagctaaatttaaataaatggtaTACCAAATATGCTAGCACTTGATAGAATTTTCAACATCAATtcaataatgatttatcaataaatccaccaacaatatttttaaaacacaaaaaaaatatacgaataatttaaaaatatttctctcaattatattcaacaataaataataatttattataaataaatatttattatattctttatgtaaatttttttgtaatattgttgattatttgttattttttttaaaattaatttaacagttATTTAGTTGATGATGGTGGAGGAATTATGAGGGTACAACTTTTGTTTAGATATACTTTCTAGCATTACATATTACTTCTGTTGGTACATAACGGCAGTGCTCTATTGTTGTCATGTATATATGCATTTAAATGtctcaagtaaattttatttttatctaatttttatattacaaaattattgttaatgtcAATTTGTGATTAAATAACAAACtcggtgattttttttttcttttaaatattttttattataaaaaaagatttgtggttttaaattttataaatataataccatAGATGGATTTTTAAAGTTGCAATTTTCTTGTGatgacatttgaaaaatattaccaAAGAAGAAGATCATCAAGTCCTTGAAAGTAGAGTTGAACCATCTAcgatgagaataaaaaaataaatagaatagttagtggaaaaaataaatgaattaaaaaaaaaatgaaaatatatagatagtGATTTGATGTCATACACACATGGTTGAGATAAATACAAAGAATTTTATTGGATGAATGCCGTTATCTTCAAGTTCGTTGGCCGTATACACACACTGGCTATACATTTCTGATGTCTACCTTCTTGATGATCATTCCaccaagataaaataattatttatttttaattttcgttaaattctttcattttaatttaaaatatattttgcaacTGGGtctttattgaatttatttttcaataaaccatAATCACCTTTCAAAAGACATTAAAtttcacttgaaaaataaatcattttttttttttgatgatcaaTTGCAACTTGAACAACAAATAACCAGTGTGAAAGTAGAATGATTTATCTTGTTGAcatgaaataaattgatttaaactattgattaaattcaaataaatatttaaaaaacaaaatcaaacttattcatctttatatttaaaaaaaaaaaaaatcatacaacttcatcaattaaatttgcaCGTATTTCCGTTTGTCGACGTGTTTATCATTAGcgaatcaattttaattttcgatttacCCAATCGAAATTTTACtatatagaaattaaatactCAAGGTTtcgaaatatttgaaaattgatttttataatgaatgaaaaaaaaaattgttgtaaaaggttttatagtaaaatgtaaaagtaacgaaaaaaaaaaaaagtcattcagTCTAGCTTTCCTGCCAGTCCAAGTACGGAAAATGATGTGCAGTTAAACTTGTTGTTGTCTCGTTCAAGCCGGATATGACTAATGACAAGGAAAATCCTGACCATCAAAGATACACACAACCTTTTTTTGACTTGTCCAGTTATAATAATACTGAtagcatataaaaataactggaaattaatttttatttcagaatAAATTTGGGGCAAGATGCCGTACTACAATAACAGTGGACATGGCTCTTCACCCTATCCAAAAGGTCAGtacaatttatgataaaaataaatttcattgtaattttaaattcgttattaatgaaattcaattgattataGATGGACCAAGTGGACCATCAAATTCATCAGGTGGTAGAAGTGGTGGTTCTGAGCCAACTTATTTGATGGAACATTTGGCAACATTTACAGTAACCAAAGAGACTGGTATTGTTTATCCAGCTGATGGTATGCGACGACTATTACAACTTGAAAAAAGTAATGGTATATGGAGTCAAAAAATGCAGTTACGTCTTGAGCACAATTGGGTTCTCATAATGGACCATGAAACAGGGGTatgtattgtaaataaataaataaataaataagcaagctttgaatgaaataatgaaaataatgaaaatttctaAACAGGCAGTTATGGAGAGATTTCCAGCTGGTCAAATACAAGAACCAACAGCATTTACATCACGTGATCCAATGGAAAtgtacaataatatattagtATTTACAGTTGGTGATGATAGTGGATCTGGACAAAAATCAGAAATGcatatatttcaatgtcaaaGTGTATCAGCCCAAGATCTtgttgaagatttaaaaatgttacaaATTGGTAAACTTGTACCTGGTGGTTCACCACATGGTACACGTGGACaaataccaccaccaccaacttTACCACCACCAGAACCACCATTAAATGGTATTAATGTACGTGAACAAGTATCAGCATTTAATGcaaatcataataatcataataataatcatataaataataatcataataatacaaatgaacgtgaagataataatgatgaagtatcatcaacatcatcagaaAAATATGAACGTGATGTTACAGTATTAAATCATTgttttgatgatattgaaaaatttatagcaCGTTTACAACATGCTGCAGCAGCATCACGTGAACTTGAACGTAGACGTCGTAATCGTAAATCTAAAAAACGTGTACTTGGTGAAGGTATGTTGACAATGCGTGCAAAACCACCAcctgaaaatgaatttattgatatatttcaaaaatttaaattatcatttaatttattggcaAAATTAAAAGCTCATATACATGATCCAAATGCACCAGAActtgtacattttttatttacaccaTTGGCACTTATTGTTGATGCATCACATGATACAAATTATGATCAAAATTTACCATCAAAAGTTGTATCACCATTATTAACACGTGAagctgttaatttattaataaattgtgttACAAGTAAAGAAACTGAATTATGGCAATCACTTGGTGATACATGGACAATGGCACGTGATCAATGGAAAGGACATGTACCATCATATCATCCAATATTTATGGATGGTTTTTCACCAGATTATCCAATACCAGAAGAACGTGATCGTGAACATGATCATTTAGCATCATTATTAAATgctgataaacaaaaaagggATGAAATACCAGAACAACAACCTGATAATTATTATGGTCATCGTGATGCTGAAGAATCACATTATAGCTCTGATTATCTTGAATATGAAGGTCGTGAAGAACGTggtaatgattattttgatcGTGATAGAAATTATGGTACTGGATCAGATGTTTATGGTAGAGAAGAAAGAGATAGATCAGATCAAACACGTGCACATAGTGATATATCTGTTGATTCAATTGAAAGAAGTGGTGGACAAAGAGGaggtggtggaggtggtggtggtggtgttaatactggtggaggtggtggtagTGCATGGTTTGATGATCTTATTAATCGTCATGCTAAAATTGTACAAGTTACATATCCAAGAACAGCTAATAATGACAAAGAATTAACTGTTGTACGTGGTGAATATTTAGAAATACTTGATGACAGTAGAAAATGGTGGAAAGCGAGAAATTCAAGAGGACAAATTGCACATGTACCACATACTATTGTTGCTCCTCATAGTGCTACATCttctaataatgataatgatgtatTTAATAATCCACTTTATACAACGAGATATCAAAGACAAGGCCATGGATATAATTATGAGgttgttatttaatatgattatatttattttatttattagtgaaatcgaaattataaatgaattatttttatattaggatTCTGAAATTGAGGGTACCAGTACAAGTCCAGGACCTGAAGCAACTCATCGACCTCATGCTATTCCACCACCAGCACCAGTAGAGTGGGTACGCAAAGAACGACTTGGTAAGAAAGGTgaatttcgatatttttaaatattcattcatcatatcatcattaattttcaacaatattatctttgaaaaaaaaatatcaaaagaaaagTCCATTTTCATGATGTAATAAAATGTTTGTgtacataacaaaaaaaaaacaaatggacTGACACAAGTCCACTTAGAAAAAAAGGACTAAGAACAACGTAACACAACGcaacgctttttttttttatattaacaattatattactgtttgaaataataattatatttaataattgcgCAACTACCAATAGACAATATTGACTCGGTGACTGTCAAcctatttttaattgaaaaaagtttttcaatattactgctaaataatgaaaaaaagaaacagaaaatattatctttttaaaataattgaatatatatttttcaattcttcaAAGTTAATCTTACTGGTTCAAGTTTAAgcgcaaatatatatatatttttttctttacaattttataaatttcgaaaaaaaaatatattgattaataatattacgaTAAGCCCAGTGTATTTATCAACTAACCAAATTTCAGATTTaagatgataaatttgtttcgttttgtttatttctttgataattaattataatgttttacaactttaacaattttatcttTACAATCAATTCgtaatttatcgaaaaaattatatcaaataacGATTGTCAAGATAATTTTCAAGAGTATACgtataaacattaaattaattaattaatttgagtgTTATTAACAATACAGTGTCTTTGTCTTTTGTCCAGTGTGGGGCTGATGTATGTCTTAGTTCACTTTTGTGTCATtatgttgatataaaaatatcaaaaatacttATCAATCGACTGGAATAATATCAttccaaaattataaaaacaataaaaaatgatactgCAAACAAAGATCGTTTTTAAatgatcatttttaaattattttttttaagtcaagtTGATGTTTCATGAATTAAATCAAACCCAGCTCAATTTGTTCATCAATAAttgagataaattatttattagttaaattaaaaatatcaacattttttttttagtttagtttagtctaattaaaataaattaattatacttatTTGGCTAAcgaatttaatacttttaattatttaaaaaaagaaagaaaattatattaaatagaaatttgttaattaagtTATTTCGTGAGTCATCAAACTTGACTATTATTACGAGCTAATTGACATCGTTACTcattagttattattttttttttcattattatttttattttaacattgcgTGTTTTGTTTGAAATGAAAAGACAGTGTGGGACTGGAGAAAAAGTCAAACTcgttatgaaattttttactagataataacatttttctatttttttttttttttattttcgaaatcAGCAATGTATTTtacgataaaatttttaactgttatttttttttattctctcttTTTACAACGAGTatgtaattatataatttaaaaatgtatattaatacatacttgatattttattgaacgtgtttttaaattcacgAGAGAATGTTATGAAAAGttagaacaaaaaattaataataataatgaattagcCTTGTTGTATGTTGTACACAGGTTGAGGATATGATCATCCATCCAGTATTTCATTGTATTGTAATTTATGtaaatctttttattatttaaaaaaataaaaaatatacattaaatattatttaatattgtgtGTTGTTTTGTGCTTATTGTGATGTTTtgtaaattgttgaattttattatttagaaaattaaatttcattttatttgtacaatgtaataaatttttaatcaaatttttttgcttcaatgtaaagatgaaaaaagtgaaaacaaattggaaataaaacaaataaatgccAATTTATCTGgtaagctaaaaaaaataattttaaaaaaaaaaaaacaatttacagttattaaaaaataaaaaaaaattatttcagatTATTCAGGATTTTCGGAATCATTTGATACTGAtgtatcaacatcaacaaattcaGTGCCAACAACTTGGCAACTTGCAAGTGACCTGGAGGcaacaaaaatttcaaatattgataaaaaattatcaaaaaaagaagagaaaaaatctaacaaagaaaaaagaaaatcattaagtttaatgattaaaaatactctaaaaacaaataataattctaaggCAGAATTGTTACCATTACCTTCACCACCTCCTCCTCCACCTCCACCATTACCACCTGTTCTTCCACCTAGTCCTTCGATATCTTCATCGTCAGAAAATTCAAGTCAATGTGGAACACTGAGAAGCATCAAATCACTCAATGATggtatattaataatcaataaataaatcatcatacttaatgattataaatttataaatttatcaacaggaccaaatcatcatcaaatgcaTCAAGAATTAAAATcagttttaaatcaatttcgtGATAAAAAAAGAGTCATTGAAGTTGTTAAAACACCAGAATGTTTTGTCGATCAACAATCTACATCTGAAGAAGTTCAAGCATGGTTGTCTATGAAAAGTTTTTCTGACAAGttagttgatattattatgaatgaaaatttaattactattgtcaattgatatttgtttataatttataaatattattcaaagaaTATGCAAGCAGTTCAATGGAATGTCAGGCTCTGATTTGTTTAGTCTAACCAAGGAGGAACTTGAACAACACTGCGGTTCGATTGATGGTAAACGACTTCATGGTCAAATAACATTGTGTAGAAA is drawn from Aphidius gifuensis isolate YNYX2018 linkage group LG3, ASM1490517v1, whole genome shotgun sequence and contains these coding sequences:
- the LOC122852927 gene encoding epidermal growth factor receptor kinase substrate 8-like protein 2, with amino-acid sequence MPYYNNSGHGSSPYPKDGPSGPSNSSGGRSGGSEPTYLMEHLATFTVTKETGIVYPADGMRRLLQLEKSNGIWSQKMQLRLEHNWVLIMDHETGAVMERFPAGQIQEPTAFTSRDPMEMYNNILVFTVGDDSGSGQKSEMHIFQCQSVSAQDLVEDLKMLQIGKLVPGGSPHGTRGQIPPPPTLPPPEPPLNGINVREQVSAFNANHNNHNNNHINNNHNNTNEREDNNDEVSSTSSEKYERDVTVLNHCFDDIEKFIARLQHAAAASRELERRRRNRKSKKRVLGEGMLTMRAKPPPENEFIDIFQKFKLSFNLLAKLKAHIHDPNAPELVHFLFTPLALIVDASHDTNYDQNLPSKVVSPLLTREAVNLLINCVTSKETELWQSLGDTWTMARDQWKGHVPSYHPIFMDGFSPDYPIPEERDREHDHLASLLNADKQKRDEIPEQQPDNYYGHRDAEESHYSSDYLEYEGREERGNDYFDRDRNYGTGSDVYGREERDRSDQTRAHSDISVDSIERSGGQRGGGGGGGGGVNTGGGGGSAWFDDLINRHAKIVQVTYPRTANNDKELTVVRGEYLEILDDSRKWWKARNSRGQIAHVPHTIVAPHSATSSNNDNDVFNNPLYTTRYQRQGHGYNYEDSEIEGTSTSPGPEATHRPHAIPPPAPVEWVRKERLGKKGEFRYF
- the LOC122852929 gene encoding epidermal growth factor receptor kinase substrate 8-like, with protein sequence MIKNTLKTNNNSKAELLPLPSPPPPPPPPLPPVLPPSPSISSSSENSSQCGTLRSIKSLNDGPNHHQMHQELKSVLNQFRDKKRVIEVVKTPECFVDQQSTSEEVQAWLSMKSFSDKICKQFNGMSGSDLFSLTKEELEQHCGSIDGKRLHGQITLCRNASGFQSTRTYELKTILQKARSKVDTAPTDG